The following are from one region of the Magallana gigas chromosome 6, xbMagGiga1.1, whole genome shotgun sequence genome:
- the LOC105328474 gene encoding rho-related GTP-binding protein RhoQ, whose amino-acid sequence MVVSMDKYKVQCSLVGDAMIGKSSLAKAITGQNFDEGYIATTEDSYSASLSVAGDKYSLSILDLSGQHDYDQVRTQEYRSNDIFVVCFSAVDRESMESVRDFWVPEIQQVDRKRPVVLVATQTDLRQRETDHITKEEGQSLAKQIGAFCYVECSAADKTGVKEVYEQVVMATLKCRKRRSSLIKRVFSR is encoded by the exons ATGGTAGTGTCAATGGATAAATATAAAGTACAGTGTTCTTTGGTTGGTGATGCCATGATTGGGAAGTCTTCCCTTGCAAAGGCCATCACCGGGCAGAACTTTGATGAAGGATACATTGCTACCACAGAGGACAGCTATTCAGCCTCCTTATCCGTGGCTGGAGACAAATATTCTCTCAGCATTCTGGATTTATCTGGacag CATGATTACGATCAAGTCAGAACGCAGGAATACAGAAGCAACGATATCTTTGTCGTCTGCTTCAGCGCCGTGGATAGGGAGTCCATGGAGAGCGTGCGTGACTTCTGGGTCCCCGAGATCCAGCAGGTGGACAGGAAACGACCTGTTGTCCTGGTGGCCACCCAGACAGACCTCAGACAGAGGGAGACTGACCACATCACCAAGGAAGAGGGACAGAGCCTCGCCAAACAGATCGGAGCGTTCTGTTACGTAGAGTGCTCAGCAGCCGACAAGACGGGCGTCAAGGAGGTATACGAACAAGTGGTGATGGCCACCTTGAAATGCAGGAAGCGCCGCTCCAGTCTCATCAAACGAGTGTTCAGCCGATGA